The following DNA comes from Chitinophaga nivalis.
TCCGGGTGCGAGGCCGGCCACATCTTTTTCAAAAACGGTGAGACTCAGGTGCAGGTCTGCCGGGTTTATCAGCTCAAACAACACCTCTGTAGGACTTACATAACGACCGGTATTGACATTTACTTTCGTCACATAACCACTGATAGGCGCGGGTACACCGATACTACGGGTGATATGCTGTGGCGTAAGCCGCTCTGGTGAAATGTTGATCAACCGTAACTTTTCCGCTAAGGAACGCAACATCACCTGCTGGCTTTCATACTCACTTTTTACTTGCTGGAATACTTTATCGCTGTTTGTTTTGGTTTCGTTCAATTCCCGCTGGCGTGCATAGTCTGCTTCCAGGAAACGCAGCCGGCTGGCAGCTACCAGGTAATCCTGCTGGAGCTGGATGTATTGCTGGTCTTCCATCACCGCCAGCACCTGTCCTTTTTTCACTTCCATACCAGGTAACAGCTGCATCCCTTTCAGGTAGCCACCCATGGGAATGCTCACCGATACAATATTCTGCGGCGGTACATCCACCACACCATTTACTTTTAATACGGTATGCATATCCTGCTGCGTCACTGTTCCTACCGCAATGCCGCCGTTCTTAAACTGTTCCGGTGTCAGCTGTACTTCGTTGGCGACTACCGGTGCAGTGGCAGCTTCCTCCCGGGCAGCGGGAGCCGGATTACACGCCAGTAAAAAGATATATGCTGCTGTGATAATAATAAATCTCATAAAAAATAAATTAGTTGGTAGCACTCAGTTTTTCAATGGTAAAAGCAGACTGGTTTAATTGTTCTACTACAGCGAAATAATTGTTGCGTATTTCCAGGGCCTGATTAATCAGGATTACCCATTCCAGATAGCCCGCATCACCGCCTTTCAGTCTTTTATCGGCGCCTTCCATAATGGTAGCGGCATTTTTCAGCAAGGTGGTATGATAGGTATCCAATAATTTACGGTAACGGTTATACGTACTTAAAGCCTGTAGTAACTCAGTAGATAGTTGTTGCCGGGTGGCAGCCAGCTCTTGTTGCTGTTGTTGCAGCAGGATATTCGCCGCTTTGATACGGGACCGTTGTCCGCTGCTGAAAACAGGAATAGCAATACCCGCACTCACAGCAGAAAAACGGTGGCCGCCGTCGAAATATTTCTCTTCCTCTCCTACCCGTTGATAACCGATGATGCTCATATTACTATAGCCCAGGTTGAAGTCGGGCAATAACCGGCTTTTCTCCAGCTTAAATTCCTCTTCCCGCTGCAAGAGCTGCTGTTGCTGCAGTACCAATGCCGGCGTATGTATCATGGCAGCGGTATCGGGCAACAGCGAGAGCGGATATACCAGACTATCCATCGCCGGTACCAGGGCATCGGACGTATTTAAAAGCATCCGGAATACCTGCAGCAGGTTATCATAATCTGTGCGCAGCATTAACAACTGGTTGGCAATCTGCCAACGCTGGTTTTCGGCAGTTGTTTTTTCCAGCGCATCAATATCACCTGCCTTAAAACGCAGGGCAGATTTCTGCTGGAAGGCACGGTAAATACTATCTGCTTCCTGCAGCAGCTGCGCTTTGTATTGTAATACCACCAGGGTATAAAAGGTTTGTTTTACCTGCGCTTTCAGTTGTATCCCCCGCTGTTGGGTAGCTACTTCGCTGATGCGGGTATTGAGCAGGTTGATATTCCGCTGATGTTTGTATACCGTTGGAAACTGAATACCCTGAGAGAGCGTGAAACGGTTATCGTTGGCGAGGCTGTTGACTTTACCATATTCCACCCCCACATTTGTTTTATCTATGGAGAGATAACTTTTTTTCAGTGCCTGATGGTACTGCTGTTCCAACCGGGATACCTGCATATGCAGGTTCTGCTTCACAGCCATATCCAGGGATTGTTGCAGGGTAACTACCTGTGCAGCCGATTGCTGCGGCATGGCCAGTACGAAACCGATAACAGCCAGGGCTGCTATCTTTCCCGGTTTAAAATATCCGAATCCTTTTTCAAACAAAATGTATAACACAGGTAATACGAATAAAGTGAGTAAAGTGGAGATAATCAATCCCCCAATGACAACAGATGCCAGTGGTTTTTGTACCTCAGCCCCCGCGCCCTGGCTTACTGCCATCGGGATAAACCCGAGCGAAGGTACCAGCGCTGTCATCAATACCGCCCGTAGTTTGGATTTAGTAGCATGTATGACAATCCGCCGGATGTCTGTCCAGCCCTCTTTTTGCAGGCGGTTGAATTCCGTGACGAGTAAAATACCATTGAGTACCGCTACCCCGAACAAGGCAATAAAGCCTACGCCGGCAGAAATACTGAAAGGCATGTCCCGTATCCACAATGCCAGTATGCCACCGATGGCCGACAGCGGAATGGCGGTGTAAATCAGCAATCCCTGTTTTACAGAACCAAAAGCGAAATACAACAACAGGAAGATCATCAGCAATGCCACAGGCACCACGATGCTTAAACGTTGTTTCGCAGCTGTCAGGTTTTCAAAAGCGCCGCCATATACGATCGTGTAACCGGCAGGCAATTTCAGCTGTGTCTGTACTTTCTGCTGCAGCTCCTTCACGATGGTCTGCACATCACGGCCATTTACATTAAAGCCTGTAATGATGCGCCGCCGGGTGTTTTCCCGCTGGATCTGGTTAGGGCCTTCTATAGCCGCCACGGTGGCCACCTGTGACAAAGGGATCTGTGTGCCTTGTGCCGTCGGGATCAGTAAATTTTGTACATCTGCTATATTTTGCCGGGAACCACCGGCCAGCCGTACCACCATGTCAAAACGTTTCTCTCCTTCATATACCAGCCCGGTGCTTTGGCCAGCGAAAGCCGTATTCACGGTGCGGTTTATATCGCTTACATTCAATCCATATCGTGCCATGGCATCCCGGTCGTATTTAATGACCAGTTGCGGCATCCCCGTTACCGTTTCTACGTAGAGGTTCGCGGCACCATCAACCGTTTTAATGATATCGCCCAACCGGTTGGCATAGGCAGCCAGCGAGTCCAGGTCTTCCCCGAATATCTTACACACCACATCCTGGCGGGCGCCGGTCATCAGCTCATTGAAACGCATCTGCACCGGAAACTGGAAACCTACACTCACGCCCGGTACTACAGATAACGCTTTCGTCATCTTATCGGCCAGTTCATCGAAGCTCTTCGCAGATACCCATTCCTTTTTATCTTTCAGGATCACCATCATATCACTTGCTTCCAGCGGCATCGGGTCTGTAGGTATTTCAGCACTCCCTATTTTGGTCACGACTTTTTCTACTTCCGGGAATTTTTTCAGCAGGATGCCTGCGGTTTGTTGCGTGGCATTAATAGTGGTGTGCAGATTGGCGCCGGTCAGTAAACGGGTTTCTACCGCGAAATCTCCTTCTTCCAGTTCCGGAATAAATTCACCTCCCATGCGGCCCAGCAACCATACAGCCAGCACCAGCAATACCAGCGTACCGGCGATAATTCGTACCGGGAAACGCATCATCCGCTGCAAAGCAGGTTGGTAGCGCCTTTCCAGCCATACCATGATGCGGTCTGCCAACGTAGGCCGGTGATTGATTTTTTTGCTTAAGAACAAGGCGCTCATCATCGGCACATAGGTGACGGATAACAGGAAGGCGCCCAATATGGCAAAGGCGACGGTATAAGCCATCGGCTTAAACATCTTCCCTTCTATACCCTGCAGCGAGAGAATTGGAATGTATACAATCAGAATAATGATCTGGCTGAATACAGCAGAACGGATCATGGAACCGGTAGCGTTATTCACTTCGGCGTCCATGGTATCCTGATTTACCGCTGTCACCTGCCGGAAATGACGGGAGTGGGAAAACCGGTGCAGGATAGCTTCTACAACGATCACCGTACCATCTACAATCAAACCGAAGTCGATGGCGCCCAGGCTCATCAGGTTACCACCTACCCCAAATTTATTCATCAGGATAATGGCAAATAACATCGATAAGGGAATCACGGAAGATACAATCAGGCCAGCCCGCAGATTTCCCAGGAAGAATACCAATACAAACACCACAATCAAAGCGCCTTCGACCAGGTTGGTCTCCACTGTTTTAATGGCATTATTCACCATCTTGGTACGGTCCAGGAAAGGCTCTATCACCACACCTTCGGGCAGGGATTGTTGTATTTCCGCTACCTTCTTTTTCACATTTTTGATGACAGCAGCGGCATTTTCGCCTTTCAGCATCATCACCACGGCGCCGGCTACTTCTCCTTTATCATTGAAGCACATGGCGCCATACCGGATGGCCGCACCATATTGTACTGTCGCTACATCACGTATCAGCAGTGGCATACCGTTATCCAGTGTTTTCACCACTACTTTCTCAATGTCTGCAATGCTGCCGGTGAGGCCTTCACTGCGTATATACAATACCGTGGGGCCTTTCTCGATATAGGCGCCACCGGTATTTTCATTGTTCTTCTCCAGGGCGTCAAATACTTCCGCGATGGTAGTATTACTGGCTTTCAGCCGTTCCGGCACCACAGCTATTTCATATTGTTTCAGCTCTCCACCGAAACTGCTCACATCTGCTACGCCCGGAGTGCCCAGGAGTTGTCGCCGTACCATCCAGTCCTGAATGGTACGTAGTTCCATCGGCCCGTATTTCCCTTCATATCCGGCTTTCGGGCGTACCACATACTGGTAGATTTCGCCCAGTCCCGTTGTCACGGGAGCCATTTCCGGTGCACCGGCGCCGGCAGGAATTTCGCGCTGTACCTGTTGCAGCCGTTCAGCGATCTGCTGCCGGGCCCAGTATACATCTGTTTCATCATTAAATACAATTGTGACCAGTGACAGGCCAAAACGGGAAAAGCTCCGGATTTGTTTCAGTCCGGGAATATTACTGCAGGACTGTTCTATCGGGAAAGTGATGAGTCGTTCCACGTCTGGTGCGCCCAAAGAGGGAGACACGGTAATCACCTGTACCTGGTTGTCGGTAATATCCGGTACGGCATCTATTGGCAAACGGGTCACTTCAAAGCTTCCCCAGCCGATCAATGCCAGCACAAAAAGCCCAATAATCAGCTTATTCTTTACAGAAAAGCCAATAATGCGGTTCAGCATAATTTATTGCGTTAAAATAGGATCAAACAATTCATTCGTATGCGGCTGGTGAATGCCGGCAAACGATCCATAAAATCAGGCGGTATGAAAGGCTCAGGCCTGGGGAGGTTGTATTAATACCGATAAGGCAGGATCGGGCAGGTAGCTGTCTTTCTGTATCGGATAATCCATCACTATATTTTTACATTCCTGTAAACGGATGGTGACAGCCTTGGCCAGCGGAATAAATGTCTGGTGAATGGTGTGGGCATCTACCTGCTTAAAAGGTAGCTTATTATCCTGTTCTTCATCATTATCATCCATATCTTCTCCCCAATAGTGCATGCACAGGAATTCTGTCACACTAATATCGCGGTTAAGCTGCTGGTGATATAAGAAGTGGCTGAACAACAGCGGAATCTTCAGCAATTGATTAAAAGCGGCATTGTGCAGGACAAAAAGAAGCAATAATATGTAGACTCCTTTCTTTCTCACGGGGGCAAATATACTATAAAACAAAAAAGGCGGTGCCAAAGCGCTGCCTTTTTTGTTTTAGAACCGGATAAGATTATGCCGGTCATCAGATAACCTACAACTGTTACACTGTTAGTAACAAGTCACAAAGGTAAGTATCGGCAGGCAAACAAGGTACAGTGGTATCCCCGAGGAAAGCACTGTTTTTTAATTACTTATGGCCTGTTCTCGCCCGGCCATGGCAATGGTTGGCCAGTGGCCTTTAATACAGGCATCGGCGCCTTCCAGGCCTGCAGCCGCTGCGACAACAGCCGCACCAAAGCAGTGGTACGCTGTGGTTCCTGTGCAGCCAGGTTTCGCTGTTCGCCGATATCGGTTTGCAGGTCATATAATTCTGCCGCGCCGGTGCGCAGGTCATACACTACTTTCCAGCGGCCCTGCCGCAAAGCGCTTTTATAGTTGATGCCAGGCCCTCCTTCCGGAATCCACTTGTTGGGATAATGCCATACGAGGGCGCGGCTACTGTCTGTATACGCCGGATTGCGCAATATGGGAACGAAGCTGTTGCCATCCACCGATTGTACGGCGTTGTACAGCTGTATGCCCGCCATTTCCAGGATGGCAGGAAAAAAATCTTCGATGATCACGGGTTGGGTGGCTGT
Coding sequences within:
- a CDS encoding CusA/CzcA family heavy metal efflux RND transporter gives rise to the protein MLNRIIGFSVKNKLIIGLFVLALIGWGSFEVTRLPIDAVPDITDNQVQVITVSPSLGAPDVERLITFPIEQSCSNIPGLKQIRSFSRFGLSLVTIVFNDETDVYWARQQIAERLQQVQREIPAGAGAPEMAPVTTGLGEIYQYVVRPKAGYEGKYGPMELRTIQDWMVRRQLLGTPGVADVSSFGGELKQYEIAVVPERLKASNTTIAEVFDALEKNNENTGGAYIEKGPTVLYIRSEGLTGSIADIEKVVVKTLDNGMPLLIRDVATVQYGAAIRYGAMCFNDKGEVAGAVVMMLKGENAAAVIKNVKKKVAEIQQSLPEGVVIEPFLDRTKMVNNAIKTVETNLVEGALIVVFVLVFFLGNLRAGLIVSSVIPLSMLFAIILMNKFGVGGNLMSLGAIDFGLIVDGTVIVVEAILHRFSHSRHFRQVTAVNQDTMDAEVNNATGSMIRSAVFSQIIILIVYIPILSLQGIEGKMFKPMAYTVAFAILGAFLLSVTYVPMMSALFLSKKINHRPTLADRIMVWLERRYQPALQRMMRFPVRIIAGTLVLLVLAVWLLGRMGGEFIPELEEGDFAVETRLLTGANLHTTINATQQTAGILLKKFPEVEKVVTKIGSAEIPTDPMPLEASDMMVILKDKKEWVSAKSFDELADKMTKALSVVPGVSVGFQFPVQMRFNELMTGARQDVVCKIFGEDLDSLAAYANRLGDIIKTVDGAANLYVETVTGMPQLVIKYDRDAMARYGLNVSDINRTVNTAFAGQSTGLVYEGEKRFDMVVRLAGGSRQNIADVQNLLIPTAQGTQIPLSQVATVAAIEGPNQIQRENTRRRIITGFNVNGRDVQTIVKELQQKVQTQLKLPAGYTIVYGGAFENLTAAKQRLSIVVPVALLMIFLLLYFAFGSVKQGLLIYTAIPLSAIGGILALWIRDMPFSISAGVGFIALFGVAVLNGILLVTEFNRLQKEGWTDIRRIVIHATKSKLRAVLMTALVPSLGFIPMAVSQGAGAEVQKPLASVVIGGLIISTLLTLFVLPVLYILFEKGFGYFKPGKIAALAVIGFVLAMPQQSAAQVVTLQQSLDMAVKQNLHMQVSRLEQQYHQALKKSYLSIDKTNVGVEYGKVNSLANDNRFTLSQGIQFPTVYKHQRNINLLNTRISEVATQQRGIQLKAQVKQTFYTLVVLQYKAQLLQEADSIYRAFQQKSALRFKAGDIDALEKTTAENQRWQIANQLLMLRTDYDNLLQVFRMLLNTSDALVPAMDSLVYPLSLLPDTAAMIHTPALVLQQQQLLQREEEFKLEKSRLLPDFNLGYSNMSIIGYQRVGEEEKYFDGGHRFSAVSAGIAIPVFSSGQRSRIKAANILLQQQQQELAATRQQLSTELLQALSTYNRYRKLLDTYHTTLLKNAATIMEGADKRLKGGDAGYLEWVILINQALEIRNNYFAVVEQLNQSAFTIEKLSATN
- a CDS encoding efflux RND transporter periplasmic adaptor subunit, encoding MRFIIITAAYIFLLACNPAPAAREEAATAPVVANEVQLTPEQFKNGGIAVGTVTQQDMHTVLKVNGVVDVPPQNIVSVSIPMGGYLKGMQLLPGMEVKKGQVLAVMEDQQYIQLQQDYLVAASRLRFLEADYARQRELNETKTNSDKVFQQVKSEYESQQVMLRSLAEKLRLINISPERLTPQHITRSIGVPAPISGYVTKVNVNTGRYVSPTEVLFELINPADLHLSLTVFEKDVAGLAPGQKVTCYANAGEKYTATIHLITRSLDNNRAAEVHCHFEKYDKRLLPGMFMNGEIALDNAQVMAVPDDALVKWENKSFVFVAKTADTFVMTPVETGTNYNGYTEIKTNLSGKQLVTKQAYTLLMKLKNSGEE